In the genome of Nonlabens sp. MB-3u-79, one region contains:
- a CDS encoding gliding motility-associated C-terminal domain-containing protein — protein MKNFILSCISILFFTVVVTAQEFAMTDGNFTTCSGSFTDSGGLTGDYTNSEDAIITFCSPFATDDMQVSFNSFALASGDILFVYDGDDTTAPLVGVYLGANSPGIVLASAANTSGCITFRFRSDSTNVGAGWEATVACIDNCQTITSSVVSVPAPDIDNVIRICQGETVNFTGSANFSADSTGATYQFVLSDGSIVNGLTASETYTGPGIYRVDFVATDPTGCRDRSIGESSDVLIQVSTTPDFTGTQAADTSICFGESTDITGMVETTEFFADVAPPITGQTFLPDGSGVAYQTCIDVSGFNVGTTFQSASDLASVFINMEHSYMGDLDITLTAPDGTEVNFLTYPNSGGGRFLGQALDDGSNTPGVGFLYNFTEGGTATATLDGSTAGVAGGTPMPAGDYLPEDPFANFIGTPLNGLWCLDIIDNLNIDNGYIFEWGINFNPAIIPTAGSYEPGEVIEEWEANGDITATNGTVITVTPTTAGQNCYNFSFTDNFGCTYVETVCIDVSPEITAALPNDIIVCQSTGAVTVDLTLRDTQILNGLDDTLYTLTTFNSTADANAALNPVLTPAAYDVSADETLFVRVEEVASGCFIVVELNVFYSTAQYNTVADIEACDDPTNLDGRENFDLTSQEAAILGSQDPTEFTVGYFLNQSDADANTNAISTPEAFESMGETIYVRVSNTQDADCYDTGTFNLVVESCEVLVPEGFSPNNDGINDTFSIPGIDQFANFELKIFNRLGSVVYETRASNYVEFAGIPNSGLNSGDGLLPTGTYFYVIKFNDPDTEDVARWVYINY, from the coding sequence ATGAAAAATTTTATCCTTAGCTGTATAAGTATACTCTTCTTTACAGTAGTAGTTACGGCCCAAGAATTTGCCATGACAGATGGTAACTTCACTACCTGTAGTGGTAGTTTTACTGATTCTGGCGGTCTTACAGGCGATTACACGAACAGTGAAGATGCTATTATAACCTTTTGTTCCCCATTTGCTACAGATGACATGCAGGTTAGCTTTAATTCCTTTGCTTTAGCATCAGGAGATATATTATTCGTTTACGATGGTGACGATACCACGGCACCATTAGTTGGAGTTTATTTAGGAGCTAACTCTCCTGGAATCGTTTTAGCAAGTGCTGCAAATACTTCTGGGTGTATCACTTTTAGATTTAGATCAGATTCTACTAATGTAGGTGCTGGATGGGAAGCGACGGTTGCTTGTATCGATAACTGTCAGACCATCACATCTTCTGTAGTCTCTGTTCCCGCTCCAGATATAGATAACGTGATTAGAATATGTCAAGGAGAAACAGTGAACTTCACTGGTAGTGCAAATTTTAGTGCTGACAGTACTGGTGCCACTTATCAATTTGTTCTCTCGGACGGATCAATAGTAAATGGACTTACTGCCTCAGAAACTTATACTGGTCCAGGGATTTATCGAGTAGACTTTGTTGCTACAGATCCTACTGGCTGTAGAGACCGATCCATTGGTGAGTCTAGCGACGTGCTTATACAGGTTTCTACTACTCCAGATTTTACAGGAACACAAGCGGCTGATACTTCTATTTGCTTTGGAGAATCCACAGATATCACAGGAATGGTTGAAACAACAGAATTCTTTGCAGATGTTGCCCCTCCTATAACTGGACAAACTTTTCTTCCTGATGGAAGTGGAGTGGCTTATCAAACTTGTATTGATGTATCTGGTTTTAATGTAGGTACTACTTTTCAAAGTGCTTCAGATTTGGCTAGCGTATTTATCAACATGGAACATTCTTATATGGGTGACCTTGATATTACACTGACCGCTCCAGATGGAACGGAGGTCAATTTTTTAACTTATCCTAACTCTGGTGGAGGAAGATTTTTAGGACAAGCTCTCGATGATGGTTCTAACACCCCAGGAGTTGGATTTTTATACAATTTCACTGAGGGAGGAACCGCTACGGCAACTCTAGATGGTAGTACAGCAGGTGTTGCTGGTGGAACACCTATGCCTGCTGGAGATTACCTACCAGAAGATCCATTTGCTAATTTTATAGGAACGCCACTAAATGGACTGTGGTGTTTAGATATTATTGATAATCTCAACATTGATAATGGTTACATTTTTGAATGGGGAATTAACTTTAACCCTGCTATTATACCTACCGCAGGAAGTTATGAGCCAGGGGAAGTCATAGAAGAATGGGAAGCTAATGGAGATATTACGGCAACTAATGGAACTGTAATCACGGTTACTCCTACTACTGCAGGTCAGAACTGTTATAACTTTAGTTTTACTGATAACTTTGGTTGTACTTATGTAGAAACCGTATGTATCGATGTCTCTCCAGAGATTACAGCCGCACTACCTAATGATATTATTGTATGTCAATCAACTGGTGCTGTAACGGTGGATCTAACGTTAAGAGACACGCAAATTCTCAATGGATTAGATGATACTTTGTATACGTTAACCACCTTTAATTCTACAGCAGATGCTAACGCTGCTTTGAATCCTGTCCTTACTCCTGCTGCTTATGATGTCAGCGCTGATGAAACGCTGTTTGTAAGAGTAGAAGAAGTAGCATCAGGTTGTTTTATCGTAGTAGAATTAAATGTGTTTTATTCTACGGCACAATACAATACAGTTGCAGACATAGAAGCTTGTGATGATCCTACTAACCTTGATGGAAGAGAAAATTTTGATCTGACTTCTCAAGAAGCCGCTATATTAGGATCACAAGATCCAACAGAATTTACAGTAGGTTATTTCCTTAATCAATCAGATGCAGATGCTAACACAAACGCCATCTCCACTCCAGAAGCTTTTGAATCTATGGGGGAAACCATTTATGTAAGAGTTTCCAATACTCAAGATGCAGATTGTTATGATACAGGTACTTTTAATCTGGTAGTAGAAAGTTGTGAGGTGCTAGTGCCAGAAGGCTTTTCTCCTAATAATGACGGGATCAACGATACCTTCTCCATTCCTGGAATTGACCAATTTGCAAACTTTGAATTGAAGATTTTTAACAGACTAGGTTCTGTAGTTTATGAAACAAGGGCAAGCAATTATGTAGAGTTTGCTGGTATTCCTAATTCAGGTCTTAATTCTGGAGACGGGTTATTACCTACTGGGACTTACTTTTATGTGATCAAGTTCAATGATCCAGATACAGAGGATGTCGCTAGGTGGGTGTATATCAATTATTAA
- the secDF gene encoding protein translocase subunit SecDF: MQNKGLIRFFAIIFAIASIYQLTYTFITNKVESDADTYASSMVSEDAENAASLRSAAQKQYLDSVASKEVWGGFTNYSDAKGQELKKGLDLKGGINVILQVSVRDLLTGMADDSTDPAFNRALDAADERMKDGQDDYFNYFIEEFNSIEGAQLASPDIFANQEMQTRGIEFDMANDQVEPILREELKDYMTSAFDVLRKRIDKFGTTQPNLQQLGQSGRILIELPGETDVKRIKDILTKAAQLEFWHVFKSQDIASYLTAANTYWATKLVAENEAATEEEVTDDVATQTEVANDTAASGLGDLLNQDDVTDASGDLTETANFDSNPIFGRIQPAQGQGGLMSFKESDKDLIDSYLNDPQTRGKLSTEQRNVKFAWSLPFLEPALGYEVVELYALKGNAQNEAPLSGGVITDASQQYGNSGLPVVSMSMNGEGAKIWEDMTAEAYQNQSQVSVVLDNTVYSAPSVTNGPISGGQTQISGNFSIDEAKDLATVLRAGKLPAKAEIIQSDVIGPSLGQEAIDSGLWSFAIALLLVLVWMIFYYGRAGVYADIALLVNLLFIFGALASLKAVLTLPGIAGIVLTIGISVDANVLIFERIREELAKGKSQADSIRDGFNNALSSILDANVTTFLTAVILYIFGTGPIQGFATTLMIGILTSLFTAIFITRLFVDGYVSNGKVIGFSTAMTKKWFRNVNIDFLKRRKMAYILSAILISGSLASLAINRLNLGIDFTGGRTAIVGFAQDVSATEITKQLSADDIFGSAEAKTYGSDNQLKISTKYGIERDDSEVSQEIEDKLYQVLKPYLPADMTQAQFVDVSDENKQYGLRSSFQVGATIADDILTGSLYAILGSLIVVFLYILIRFRKWQFSLGAVAAVFHDVIIVLGAFSLLYKILPFNMEIDQAFIAAILTVIGYSLNDTVVVFDRIREFINERTNWDFPRTVNAAISSTISRTLNTSLTTLIVLFAIFLFGGESIKGFMLALIIGVVVGTYSSVFIATPVMYDTMKKSKGKLTPKELKEEEEA, encoded by the coding sequence ATGCAAAATAAAGGACTGATCCGTTTTTTCGCGATCATTTTTGCAATAGCTAGTATTTACCAGCTTACTTACACCTTCATCACTAATAAAGTAGAAAGTGATGCAGATACTTATGCAAGTTCGATGGTAAGTGAAGATGCAGAAAATGCAGCTTCATTAAGGAGCGCTGCTCAAAAACAATATTTAGACTCTGTAGCCTCTAAAGAGGTATGGGGCGGTTTTACCAACTATTCTGATGCTAAAGGTCAGGAGCTTAAAAAAGGTCTTGACCTTAAAGGGGGTATCAATGTTATTCTTCAAGTTTCTGTACGTGACCTATTAACGGGAATGGCAGATGACTCTACAGATCCAGCTTTTAATAGAGCTTTAGATGCAGCTGATGAAAGAATGAAAGATGGTCAGGATGACTATTTCAATTATTTCATTGAAGAATTTAATAGCATCGAAGGAGCACAACTAGCTTCTCCAGATATTTTTGCCAATCAAGAAATGCAAACTCGTGGTATTGAGTTTGACATGGCAAATGATCAAGTGGAGCCTATCTTAAGAGAAGAGCTTAAAGATTACATGACTAGTGCTTTTGATGTATTGAGAAAGCGTATTGATAAATTTGGTACGACACAACCTAACCTACAACAACTAGGTCAGTCAGGTCGTATTCTTATTGAATTGCCAGGAGAAACAGATGTAAAGCGTATTAAGGACATTCTTACTAAAGCGGCACAATTAGAATTTTGGCATGTGTTCAAGTCTCAAGACATTGCTTCTTACTTGACAGCTGCAAATACGTATTGGGCAACAAAATTAGTTGCTGAGAATGAAGCTGCTACTGAAGAAGAAGTAACAGACGATGTTGCTACACAAACTGAAGTTGCCAATGATACTGCAGCATCTGGTCTTGGAGATTTATTAAACCAAGATGATGTTACTGATGCTTCTGGAGATCTTACGGAAACTGCCAACTTTGATAGCAACCCTATCTTTGGTAGAATTCAACCTGCTCAAGGTCAAGGTGGTTTAATGTCTTTTAAAGAAAGCGATAAAGACTTAATAGACTCATATTTAAACGATCCTCAAACTAGAGGTAAATTAAGTACCGAACAACGCAATGTAAAATTTGCATGGAGCTTACCCTTTCTTGAACCTGCATTAGGATATGAGGTTGTAGAGCTTTATGCGTTAAAAGGAAATGCTCAAAATGAGGCGCCTCTTTCTGGAGGAGTAATTACTGATGCAAGTCAGCAATACGGTAACTCTGGACTTCCTGTAGTAAGTATGTCTATGAACGGTGAAGGAGCTAAAATTTGGGAAGATATGACTGCTGAAGCATATCAGAATCAATCTCAAGTTTCTGTAGTTCTTGACAATACGGTTTACAGTGCACCTTCGGTTACTAACGGACCAATTTCTGGTGGGCAAACACAGATTTCTGGAAACTTCTCTATTGATGAAGCAAAAGATCTTGCTACGGTTCTTAGAGCTGGTAAATTACCTGCAAAGGCAGAGATTATTCAGAGTGACGTGATCGGACCATCCTTAGGTCAAGAAGCTATTGACAGCGGTTTATGGTCATTTGCTATCGCGCTTCTTTTAGTATTGGTATGGATGATTTTCTATTATGGTCGTGCTGGAGTTTATGCAGATATTGCACTTCTTGTCAACCTTCTATTCATATTTGGTGCATTGGCATCTTTAAAAGCAGTTCTTACCTTACCTGGTATTGCGGGTATTGTATTAACAATAGGTATATCGGTAGATGCTAACGTTCTTATTTTTGAAAGGATACGAGAAGAGCTGGCAAAAGGCAAGTCACAAGCAGACAGCATCAGGGATGGATTTAATAATGCGCTGAGCTCTATTCTTGACGCAAACGTGACTACATTTTTAACAGCAGTTATTCTTTACATTTTTGGAACAGGACCTATTCAAGGTTTTGCTACTACCTTAATGATAGGTATACTTACGTCACTATTTACAGCCATTTTTATTACTAGATTATTTGTAGATGGTTATGTGAGCAATGGTAAAGTGATAGGTTTTTCAACTGCGATGACCAAAAAGTGGTTTAGGAATGTCAATATTGATTTCTTGAAGAGGAGAAAAATGGCTTACATCCTTTCTGCTATTTTAATTTCAGGTAGTTTGGCTTCCCTTGCTATTAATAGGCTCAATCTAGGTATTGACTTTACAGGTGGTCGTACCGCTATTGTAGGCTTTGCTCAAGATGTTAGTGCTACAGAGATCACCAAGCAATTAAGTGCTGATGATATCTTCGGTAGTGCAGAAGCAAAAACTTATGGATCTGATAATCAATTGAAAATTAGTACTAAATACGGTATTGAGCGAGATGATAGTGAAGTAAGTCAGGAAATTGAAGATAAATTATATCAAGTATTGAAGCCTTATTTACCAGCAGACATGACACAGGCTCAGTTTGTAGATGTAAGTGATGAAAATAAACAATACGGTTTAAGATCTTCTTTCCAAGTAGGAGCTACGATTGCAGATGATATTCTTACAGGGTCACTATATGCGATTTTAGGATCACTGATAGTGGTATTCCTTTATATCTTAATTCGTTTCCGTAAGTGGCAATTCTCTTTAGGAGCGGTAGCTGCTGTTTTTCATGACGTGATTATTGTGTTAGGAGCTTTTTCTTTATTATATAAGATCTTACCTTTTAACATGGAGATAGATCAAGCATTTATTGCTGCCATCTTAACAGTTATTGGGTATTCATTAAACGATACGGTAGTTGTGTTTGATAGAATTCGCGAATTCATTAACGAGCGCACCAATTGGGATTTTCCAAGAACAGTTAATGCAGCAATAAGCAGTACGATCTCTCGTACGTTAAACACTTCTTTGACGACCTTAATTGTACTTTTTGCCATATTCTTGTTTGGTGGAGAGTCTATAAAAGGATTTATGCTAGCATTGATCATCGGTGTTGTTGTAGGTACTTATTCTTCTGTATTTATTGCAACTCCAGTAATGTATGATACGATGAAAAAATCAAAAGGAAAACTAACTCCTAAGGAGCTTAAAGAAGAAGAAGAAGCTTAA
- the mdh gene encoding malate dehydrogenase: MKVTVVGAGAVGASCAEYIAIKNFASEVVLVDIKEGFAEGKAMDLMQTASLNGFDTKITGATNDYSKTAGSDIAVITSGIPRKPGMTREELIGINAGIVKSVSTSLVEHSPNVILIVVSNPMDTMTYLVHKVTGLPKSRIIGMGGALDSARFKYRLAEALEAPISDVDGMVIGGHSDKGMVPLTRLATRNSVPASEFLSEERLDQVLQDTKVGGATLTGLLGTSAWYAPGAAVSGIVQAIACDQKKIFPCSTLLDGEYGLSDLCIGVPVVLGRNGIEKIVEIKLTDAENAAMQDSAIGVKATNALI, translated from the coding sequence ATGAAAGTTACCGTAGTAGGAGCAGGCGCAGTAGGCGCTAGTTGTGCAGAGTATATTGCAATCAAAAATTTTGCAAGTGAAGTAGTATTAGTTGATATCAAAGAAGGTTTTGCCGAAGGGAAAGCGATGGACTTGATGCAAACTGCATCATTAAACGGCTTTGACACTAAAATTACTGGAGCGACAAATGATTACTCAAAAACTGCTGGTAGCGATATCGCCGTGATCACATCAGGGATTCCTCGTAAACCAGGTATGACTCGTGAAGAATTGATAGGTATCAACGCAGGTATTGTAAAATCGGTATCAACTAGTCTAGTGGAGCATTCTCCTAACGTAATTCTCATTGTGGTTTCTAACCCAATGGATACGATGACTTATCTAGTACATAAAGTAACAGGTCTTCCTAAGAGCCGTATCATAGGTATGGGTGGAGCCTTAGATAGTGCTCGTTTTAAATACCGTCTTGCTGAAGCTCTTGAAGCACCCATTTCTGACGTAGATGGAATGGTAATAGGTGGTCACTCTGATAAAGGAATGGTTCCTTTAACTCGACTCGCGACTCGCAACTCAGTTCCAGCAAGTGAATTTTTATCTGAAGAAAGACTAGATCAAGTACTTCAAGATACTAAAGTAGGTGGAGCAACTCTTACGGGATTATTAGGGACTAGTGCTTGGTATGCTCCTGGAGCTGCTGTCTCTGGAATAGTACAAGCAATTGCTTGTGACCAGAAAAAGATTTTTCCATGTAGTACATTGCTAGACGGCGAATACGGCCTTTCAGACCTTTGTATAGGGGTGCCTGTAGTTTTAGGTAGAAACGGTATTGAAAAAATCGTTGAAATCAAATTAACTGATGCAGAAAACGCTGCTATGCAAGATAGTGCTATAGGTGTAAAAGCAACTAACGCTTTGATCTAG
- a CDS encoding DUF6588 family protein: protein MKRIILLFLMIFGSYLTNAQNGFSDILAAGLEAADKYANSYTAPASEAFTYNLASGWYESGKVLKAGKLKLQIKVQGTFAPDEKKSFVLDPLEYERIIQTSYDNTNNPPANISVTFGDGSTTPRLIATVLGENNPEQSLIIRSTESNTNLLLQEDIITLAQGIGSTGLDVVPSAFFQVGVGLGAGLEVKARFIPKIETDEVKTGLYGAGLQWEFTKLFDDENGTNNLPVSVSILGAFTRLDASYDFEDGAVVEGRDQLIETKTNAYNVAVIASTNFKVINFYGGLNYVAGNSTTDLKGTYTFRSNTVIFPIASTVEDPLSLQTDVSGVLGTIGAKLTLGAFNLTADYTFGEYNTASASIFFRI, encoded by the coding sequence ATGAAAAGAATAATTCTCTTATTCCTAATGATTTTTGGCAGTTATCTAACTAACGCACAAAATGGTTTTTCAGATATTCTGGCAGCTGGATTGGAAGCTGCAGATAAATATGCAAATTCCTATACTGCACCAGCTTCTGAAGCATTTACCTACAATCTAGCTTCTGGATGGTATGAAAGTGGAAAGGTTTTAAAGGCAGGTAAGTTAAAGCTGCAAATTAAAGTACAAGGGACCTTTGCTCCAGATGAAAAGAAATCTTTTGTTCTGGATCCATTAGAATACGAGCGTATTATTCAAACCAGCTATGATAATACGAATAATCCGCCAGCAAATATATCGGTGACTTTTGGAGATGGAAGTACTACGCCGCGATTAATTGCAACCGTATTAGGAGAAAATAATCCTGAACAAAGCTTGATAATAAGAAGTACCGAATCAAATACCAACCTATTGCTGCAAGAAGATATCATTACACTGGCTCAAGGAATTGGAAGCACGGGACTGGATGTAGTTCCTTCAGCATTTTTTCAAGTTGGCGTAGGCTTAGGAGCTGGACTAGAAGTAAAAGCTAGGTTTATTCCAAAGATAGAGACCGATGAGGTGAAGACAGGCCTTTATGGCGCTGGATTACAATGGGAATTTACAAAACTTTTTGATGATGAAAACGGTACGAATAACTTGCCTGTTTCTGTTTCAATTTTAGGGGCTTTTACCAGACTTGATGCTAGTTATGACTTTGAAGATGGCGCCGTAGTAGAAGGAAGAGATCAATTGATAGAAACGAAGACAAATGCGTATAATGTAGCGGTTATAGCAAGTACTAATTTTAAAGTGATCAACTTCTACGGAGGATTAAATTATGTAGCAGGAAATTCTACAACAGATTTAAAGGGGACCTATACCTTTAGATCCAATACGGTCATATTTCCCATCGCGTCAACTGTTGAAGATCCTTTGTCCTTGCAAACAGATGTAAGCGGTGTGCTGGGAACTATAGGAGCAAAACTTACTTTGGGGGCCTTCAATCTCACTGCCGATTATACCTTTGGGGAGTACAATACGGCAAGTGCCTCTATATTTTTTAGAATTTAA
- the gyrB gene encoding DNA topoisomerase (ATP-hydrolyzing) subunit B produces MSEDNKKSYGADQIQALEGMEHVRMRPSMYIGDVGIRGLHHLVYEVVDNSIDEALAGHCDNITVQINENNSVTVTDDGRGIPVDMHKKEGVSALQVVMTKIGAGGKFDKDSYKVSGGLHGVGVSCVNALSDHLKATVYRDGQIWEQEYERGKAMYPVRAVGTTDKRGTDITFIPDTSIFQQTIEFNYDTLANRLRELSFLNKGIKIVLTDARRQDEEGNNITELFQSEEGLKEFIRFLDDTRSPIIEDVISMEGEKNGIPVEVAMIYNDSYSENLHSYVNNINTHEGGTHLAGFRRGLTSTLKKYADGSGLLDKLKFDISGDDFREGLTAIISVKVQEPQFEGQTKTKLGNREVTSAVSQAVSQMLEDYLEEHPNDAKTIVQKVILAATARHAARKAREMVQRKTVMSGGGLPGKLSDCSETDPTLCEVFLVEGDSAGGTAKQGRDREFQAILPLRGKILNVEKAMQHKVFENEEIRNIYTALGVTIGTEEDSKALNLNKLRYHKIVIMCDADIDGSHIATLILTFFFRYMKELVELGYIYIATPPLYLVKKGAKKRYAWSDKDRDEIAESFGGAASIQRYKGLGEMNADQLWDTTMNPEFRTLRQITIDSPAEADRVFSMLMGDEVPPRREFIEKNAIYANIDA; encoded by the coding sequence ATGAGCGAAGACAATAAGAAAAGTTATGGTGCTGACCAGATTCAAGCACTAGAAGGAATGGAGCATGTGCGCATGCGTCCATCGATGTATATCGGAGATGTAGGAATAAGAGGTTTACATCATTTAGTTTACGAGGTAGTAGACAACTCTATAGATGAAGCCCTTGCTGGACATTGTGATAATATCACTGTTCAAATTAATGAAAACAACAGTGTTACCGTAACTGATGATGGTCGTGGAATACCTGTTGACATGCACAAGAAAGAAGGTGTGTCTGCGTTGCAAGTAGTGATGACAAAAATCGGTGCAGGAGGGAAGTTTGATAAAGATTCTTATAAAGTTTCTGGTGGACTTCACGGTGTAGGTGTGAGTTGTGTAAATGCGCTTTCTGATCACTTAAAAGCAACTGTTTACCGAGATGGTCAAATTTGGGAACAGGAATACGAGCGCGGTAAAGCCATGTATCCTGTAAGAGCTGTAGGAACTACTGATAAAAGAGGAACTGATATCACTTTTATTCCTGATACTTCTATATTTCAGCAAACCATAGAATTTAATTACGATACACTAGCTAATAGATTACGTGAGCTTTCTTTCTTGAATAAAGGAATCAAGATTGTTCTAACGGACGCTAGAAGACAAGACGAAGAAGGAAACAACATCACAGAGCTTTTTCAGTCTGAAGAAGGTCTTAAAGAGTTTATACGTTTCCTAGATGATACGCGTAGTCCTATTATTGAGGATGTTATCTCTATGGAAGGAGAAAAGAATGGTATTCCTGTAGAAGTAGCGATGATTTATAACGACAGCTACTCTGAGAACTTACATTCTTATGTCAACAATATCAATACCCACGAAGGGGGAACACATTTAGCTGGTTTCCGTCGTGGACTTACATCTACACTAAAGAAATATGCAGATGGTTCAGGACTGTTGGACAAATTGAAATTTGATATTTCTGGAGATGATTTCCGTGAAGGTCTTACAGCAATTATTTCTGTAAAAGTACAAGAGCCTCAATTTGAAGGACAGACGAAGACTAAATTAGGAAACCGTGAGGTGACTAGTGCGGTTTCTCAAGCGGTTTCTCAAATGTTGGAAGATTACCTAGAAGAGCATCCTAATGATGCTAAGACCATCGTTCAAAAAGTAATTCTTGCCGCTACAGCGCGCCACGCAGCTCGTAAAGCTCGTGAAATGGTGCAACGTAAAACCGTGATGAGCGGTGGTGGGTTGCCAGGAAAACTTTCTGACTGTTCTGAAACAGATCCTACACTTTGTGAAGTGTTTCTTGTCGAGGGAGATTCTGCCGGTGGAACAGCTAAGCAAGGTCGTGACAGGGAGTTTCAAGCTATTCTTCCTTTAAGAGGTAAAATTCTTAATGTGGAAAAAGCCATGCAACACAAGGTTTTTGAAAATGAAGAGATTCGTAATATTTATACGGCTTTAGGAGTAACTATAGGAACTGAAGAAGATTCTAAAGCATTGAATCTAAATAAGCTGCGTTACCATAAAATAGTAATTATGTGTGATGCCGATATTGATGGTTCACACATTGCAACCTTGATTCTGACGTTTTTCTTCCGTTATATGAAGGAATTAGTAGAGCTTGGTTACATCTATATCGCAACGCCGCCTTTATACCTAGTTAAAAAAGGTGCTAAAAAACGTTATGCATGGTCAGATAAAGATCGTGACGAAATAGCAGAAAGTTTCGGTGGTGCAGCATCTATACAGCGTTATAAAGGTCTTGGGGAGATGAATGCAGATCAACTTTGGGATACTACTATGAATCCTGAATTTAGAACGCTACGTCAAATTACAATCGATAGTCCAGCAGAGGCTGATCGTGTGTTCTCCATGTTAATGGGTGATGAAGTGCCGCCTCGTAGAGAGTTTATTGAAAAGAATGCGATTTACGCAAACATTGATGCATAA
- a CDS encoding DUF2911 domain-containing protein: protein MKKQLLFLFFLCSSFLLFSQNDDSLTFSKLDKSPLDVVMYRDTNKAAVARVIYSRPSKQDREIFGKLVPFNAVWRTGANEATEIAFYQDVKINNKLVKAGSYSLYTIPGEEEWKFILNTATTQSGLEYDPSKNLLTATMDLLPSPQKIESFSISFVEQQNGGLLFLGWDDTIASIAFTMVTP from the coding sequence ATGAAAAAGCAACTTCTTTTTTTATTCTTTCTATGCTCTTCATTCCTCCTGTTTTCACAGAATGACGACTCCCTCACTTTCTCAAAATTAGACAAAAGCCCACTGGATGTTGTGATGTATCGAGATACAAATAAAGCAGCTGTTGCTAGAGTTATTTATAGCCGTCCTTCAAAACAAGATCGAGAAATCTTTGGAAAACTAGTGCCGTTTAACGCAGTTTGGAGAACTGGAGCAAATGAAGCAACAGAAATTGCTTTTTACCAAGATGTGAAAATCAACAATAAGTTAGTAAAAGCCGGTAGTTATTCTCTTTATACGATTCCTGGTGAGGAAGAATGGAAGTTCATACTCAACACGGCTACTACACAATCAGGATTAGAATACGACCCCTCTAAAAACTTACTAACGGCAACAATGGACCTGCTTCCATCTCCACAAAAAATAGAATCTTTTTCTATCAGTTTTGTGGAGCAACAAAATGGAGGGTTACTTTTTTTAGGATGGGATGATACTATAGCAAGCATTGCATTTACAATGGTCACTCCCTAA
- a CDS encoding 7-carboxy-7-deazaguanine synthase QueE — translation MKTTAKTYLCRMLEKTLQQQVEKGTMLPLMEEFYTIQGEGYHTGRAAYFIRVGGCDVGCHWCDVKESWAPEKHPPTGVDHIVANAAKYSKTIVVTGGEPLTWNMEPLTTGLKNAGLDIHIETSGAYPLTGQWDWICLSPKKAKMPLQEVYLSAHELKVIVFNRHDLAFAKAESEKVSSQCKLFLQPEWSVREKMIPLITEFVMENPEWQVSLQTHKYLNIP, via the coding sequence ATGAAAACAACTGCTAAAACGTATCTTTGCCGCATGCTAGAAAAAACCCTACAGCAACAAGTAGAAAAAGGCACCATGTTGCCATTGATGGAAGAATTTTACACGATTCAAGGTGAAGGATATCACACGGGTCGTGCCGCTTACTTTATTAGAGTAGGTGGTTGTGATGTTGGTTGTCACTGGTGCGATGTGAAGGAAAGTTGGGCGCCAGAAAAGCACCCGCCTACTGGAGTAGATCACATAGTTGCTAACGCAGCTAAATACAGTAAAACAATTGTAGTGACAGGTGGAGAACCGCTTACTTGGAACATGGAACCCCTTACTACAGGTTTGAAAAATGCGGGTCTTGATATTCATATAGAAACCAGTGGCGCATATCCGCTTACTGGTCAGTGGGACTGGATTTGTTTATCTCCTAAGAAAGCAAAAATGCCGTTGCAAGAAGTCTATCTATCAGCACACGAGCTTAAAGTAATCGTTTTTAATCGTCATGATCTCGCTTTCGCGAAAGCGGAATCTGAAAAAGTATCTTCTCAATGCAAGCTTTTTTTACAGCCAGAGTGGTCGGTGCGTGAAAAGATGATTCCGTTAATTACAGAATTTGTAATGGAAAATCCAGAATGGCAAGTTTCTTTACAGACCCATAAATATTTGAACATTCCTTAG